A region of Plantactinospora sp. BC1 DNA encodes the following proteins:
- a CDS encoding NAD-dependent succinate-semialdehyde dehydrogenase, protein MAQPVTAEFDAGLLPGEPGRTLLIAGKWTTAETTFDVLDPATLDVVGRAADAGEAEARAAVEAAVAAYDGWRTEAAEARAGRLRAAVQAIRAHAEGLARLLSVENGKPYAEAHGEILRGAAMLEWGVEEGRRAYGRITPSSANGRGVVLTAPVGPALLVTPWNFPASMLMRKIGLSLSVGSPVVAKPAEQTPLIAVAVTRLINEQLPPGVLNVLTTSRPAEVVNAVMDDPRIRKVSFTGSTEVGLSLARRPGAVLRRVSLEMGGHSPAIVFPDAELDSTVDNLMFAKFPNAGQSCISINRLFVHRSLLADLTGRLAERIAALRLGRGLDAGVTTGPLIDFAGLAKVERHVEDAVAKGATVLAGGGRWTPDDPRLKGAFHQPTLLTDVHEGMQIAHEETFGPVLPVYPFDDGDDVVARANDTTYGLAAYVFGADFNRLWDAMERLEFGVIGVNDAMPNRPELPFGGFKNSGQGREGGTEGIEDYVETKAIAIRR, encoded by the coding sequence GTGGCTCAGCCCGTCACCGCGGAATTCGACGCCGGCCTGCTGCCCGGCGAGCCCGGTCGGACCCTGCTCATCGCCGGGAAGTGGACGACCGCCGAGACCACCTTCGACGTGCTCGACCCGGCGACGCTCGACGTCGTCGGACGCGCCGCCGACGCCGGGGAGGCGGAGGCCCGCGCCGCGGTCGAGGCGGCGGTGGCCGCCTACGACGGCTGGCGTACCGAGGCGGCCGAGGCCCGGGCCGGCCGGCTGCGCGCCGCCGTGCAGGCGATCCGCGCCCACGCCGAGGGGCTCGCCCGGCTGCTCTCGGTCGAGAACGGCAAGCCGTACGCCGAGGCGCACGGCGAGATCCTGCGGGGCGCCGCCATGCTGGAGTGGGGGGTCGAGGAGGGGCGCCGGGCGTACGGCCGGATCACCCCCTCCTCGGCGAACGGCCGAGGCGTCGTCCTCACCGCCCCGGTCGGTCCGGCGTTGCTGGTCACGCCCTGGAACTTCCCGGCGAGCATGCTGATGCGCAAGATCGGTCTGTCGCTCTCGGTCGGCTCGCCGGTGGTCGCCAAGCCGGCCGAGCAGACCCCGCTGATCGCGGTCGCGGTGACCAGGCTGATCAACGAGCAGCTTCCGCCGGGCGTGCTCAACGTCCTCACCACCTCGCGGCCGGCCGAGGTCGTCAACGCGGTCATGGACGATCCCCGGATCCGCAAGGTGAGCTTCACCGGCTCCACCGAGGTCGGGCTGAGCCTGGCCCGCCGGCCGGGTGCCGTGCTGCGGCGCGTCTCGCTGGAGATGGGCGGCCACTCGCCGGCCATCGTCTTCCCGGACGCGGAGCTGGACAGCACGGTCGACAACCTGATGTTCGCGAAGTTCCCCAACGCCGGCCAGAGCTGCATCTCGATCAACCGGCTCTTCGTGCACCGGTCCCTGCTGGCCGACCTGACCGGCCGACTCGCCGAGCGGATCGCCGCGCTGCGCCTCGGGCGCGGGCTCGACGCCGGGGTGACGACCGGTCCGCTGATCGACTTCGCCGGCCTGGCCAAGGTCGAGCGGCACGTCGAGGACGCGGTCGCGAAGGGTGCCACCGTGCTGGCCGGCGGCGGGCGCTGGACGCCGGACGACCCTCGGCTCAAGGGCGCCTTCCACCAGCCGACCCTGCTGACCGACGTGCACGAGGGGATGCAGATCGCCCACGAGGAGACCTTCGGGCCGGTGCTCCCGGTCTACCCGTTCGACGACGGCGACGACGTGGTCGCCCGGGCCAACGACACGACGTACGGGCTGGCCGCCTACGTGTTCGGCGCGGACTTCAACCGGCTCTGGGACGCGATGGAGCGGCTGGAGTTCGGCGTCATCGGGGTCAACGACGCCATGCCCAACCGGCCGGAGCTGCCCTTCGGCGGCTTCAAGAACAGCGGCCAGGGCCGGGAGGGCGGCACCGAGGGGATCGAGGACTACGTCGAGACGAAGGCCATCGCGATCAGGCGATGA
- a CDS encoding carbohydrate ABC transporter permease, with translation MRAVVRQSRASYPAWQGRPGPGIRIAKAVALAVVVLLVLFPMWTVVATSLAEPQDVIANGGWVVWPRRVSFEAYAEILDGGIVTRALLVSAGVTVVGTALSLACTVALAYALSRPGRYGGRPVLLLVLFTFLFPPGMIPLFLVVRSTGLFDQYAALVLPFLVNVFNLVVMRGFFQSIPAELLEAARIDGAGDWAVLWRVVLPLSKAVLAVVGLFYAVAYWNRFFEAIIYFNDQSKWPIGTVLRQYVTSGADITGEASAVAAPQSTQMAVVVLATAPIVCVYPFLQRYFVKGVLTGALKA, from the coding sequence ATGAGAGCCGTGGTCCGGCAGAGCCGGGCGAGCTACCCCGCCTGGCAGGGCAGGCCGGGGCCGGGGATCCGGATCGCCAAGGCGGTCGCGCTGGCCGTCGTCGTGCTGCTCGTGCTCTTTCCGATGTGGACGGTGGTGGCGACCAGTCTGGCCGAGCCGCAGGACGTGATCGCGAACGGCGGCTGGGTGGTCTGGCCACGGCGGGTCAGCTTCGAGGCGTACGCGGAGATCCTCGACGGCGGCATCGTGACGCGGGCGCTGCTGGTCAGCGCGGGCGTCACCGTGGTCGGCACGGCACTGAGCCTGGCCTGCACGGTCGCCCTCGCCTACGCGCTGAGCCGCCCCGGCCGCTACGGCGGGCGGCCGGTGCTGCTGCTGGTGCTCTTCACGTTCCTCTTCCCGCCCGGGATGATCCCGCTGTTCCTGGTGGTGCGCAGCACCGGGCTGTTCGACCAGTACGCGGCGCTGGTCCTGCCGTTCCTGGTGAACGTCTTCAACCTCGTGGTGATGCGGGGGTTCTTCCAGTCGATCCCGGCCGAGCTGCTGGAGGCGGCCCGGATCGACGGTGCCGGCGACTGGGCGGTGCTGTGGCGGGTGGTGCTGCCCCTGTCCAAGGCGGTACTCGCGGTCGTCGGGCTCTTCTACGCGGTCGCCTACTGGAACCGCTTCTTCGAGGCCATCATCTACTTCAACGACCAGTCGAAGTGGCCGATCGGCACGGTCCTGCGGCAGTACGTCACCAGCGGGGCCGACATCACCGGTGAGGCCTCCGCCGTCGCCGCGCCCCAGTCGACCCAGATGGCCGTGGTCGTGCTCGCCACCGCGCCGATCGTCTGCGTCTACCCGTTCCTCCAGCGCTACTTCGTCAAGGGCGTACTCACCGGAGCCCTCAAGGCCTGA
- a CDS encoding citryl-CoA lyase, translated as MSEATSEPALRRPDLGISTNVGHANAQRIELRRYDLVEELIGHTSYTETLLLTVTGRRPSAAQVRAVDAVLVSLVDHGMQPSALAARLTYSAAPDALQGALAAGVLGAGSSLLGSMEQAGKLLAEIGARIRAGTGPRVAAEHAVGRILDDGRRVPGFGHGLHRTGDPRAIRLLQVASELDVATEETGWLAEVGAAIEERSGRRLVVNATGAAAAILLGAGVPWHLHRGMAIVSRTAGLLAHINEELDQPIAPRVRSALREASWLDEERDPAGGPDA; from the coding sequence ATGAGCGAGGCGACCTCCGAACCGGCGCTGCGCCGCCCGGACCTCGGCATCTCCACCAACGTCGGACACGCCAACGCGCAGCGGATCGAACTGCGCCGGTACGACCTGGTCGAGGAGCTGATCGGGCACACCTCGTACACCGAGACCCTGCTGCTCACCGTGACCGGCCGGCGGCCCTCGGCCGCGCAGGTCCGGGCGGTCGACGCCGTGCTGGTCAGCCTGGTCGACCACGGGATGCAGCCGAGCGCCCTGGCCGCCCGGCTCACCTACTCGGCGGCGCCGGACGCGCTCCAGGGCGCCCTGGCCGCCGGGGTGCTCGGCGCCGGCAGCTCGCTGCTCGGCTCGATGGAGCAGGCCGGCAAGCTGCTGGCGGAGATCGGCGCGCGGATACGGGCCGGCACCGGCCCCCGGGTCGCGGCCGAGCACGCGGTCGGCCGGATCCTCGACGACGGCCGCCGGGTACCCGGCTTCGGGCACGGGCTGCACCGGACCGGTGATCCCCGGGCGATCCGGCTGCTACAGGTCGCGTCCGAGCTGGACGTGGCGACCGAGGAGACCGGCTGGCTCGCCGAGGTCGGTGCCGCGATCGAGGAGCGCAGCGGCCGGCGGCTCGTGGTGAACGCCACCGGAGCGGCGGCGGCGATCCTGCTCGGGGCCGGCGTCCCCTGGCACCTGCACCGGGGGATGGCGATCGTCAGCCGTACCGCCGGACTGCTCGCACACATAAACGAGGAACTCGACCAGCCGATCGCCCCCCGGGTACGCAGCGCGCTGCGCGAGGCGAGCTGGCTGGACGAGGAGCGCGACCCGGCGGGTGGCCCCGATGCGTGA
- a CDS encoding MaoC family dehydratase N-terminal domain-containing protein encodes MRDPSTIVGNSTGWAPFVCERWRAERVRQVSGLAQHPYLPADGQAELVPPSFLSAQYVDAFALGVPDAPARLNGGNACRWLADVRVGDALERNSTVIDAEVKNGRTGRLEIYTIETVYRRADTPVEVARLRYTAIRRYPESSAVPPAPPTATGARPAAAGRPTGAELPGDAVRVFSATVSSRDVVQYAVATDDLYEAHYDESYARASGLPGTIVHGLLKLAWLARGALEYGGTGSVLRELSASYRGMDLVGADFTVWVEPDPAGGDGGTRLRLYGQSQGGPVSTVGTALLEPAPAASASTALRPDPDRAATQTRSPTQEEE; translated from the coding sequence ATGCGTGATCCGTCGACGATCGTCGGCAACAGCACCGGCTGGGCGCCGTTCGTCTGCGAGCGCTGGCGGGCCGAGCGGGTCCGGCAGGTCTCCGGGCTCGCCCAGCACCCCTACCTGCCGGCCGACGGCCAGGCCGAACTGGTGCCACCGTCCTTCCTGAGCGCGCAGTACGTGGACGCCTTCGCCCTGGGCGTCCCGGACGCGCCCGCCCGGCTCAACGGCGGCAACGCGTGCCGCTGGCTGGCGGACGTCCGGGTCGGCGACGCGCTCGAACGGAACTCCACGGTGATCGACGCCGAGGTCAAGAACGGCCGGACCGGCCGGCTGGAGATCTACACCATCGAGACGGTGTACCGCCGGGCCGACACCCCGGTCGAGGTGGCGAGGCTGCGGTACACCGCGATCCGGCGGTACCCGGAGTCGTCGGCAGTACCGCCGGCACCGCCGACGGCGACCGGAGCGCGGCCCGCCGCAGCCGGTCGGCCCACCGGGGCGGAACTGCCCGGGGACGCGGTCCGGGTCTTCTCCGCCACCGTCTCCAGTCGGGACGTCGTGCAGTACGCGGTCGCCACCGACGACCTCTACGAGGCGCACTACGACGAGTCCTACGCGCGGGCCAGCGGCCTGCCCGGAACCATCGTGCACGGCCTGCTGAAGCTGGCCTGGCTGGCCCGGGGCGCGCTGGAGTACGGCGGCACCGGCAGCGTGCTGCGGGAGCTGTCGGCGTCGTACCGGGGGATGGACCTGGTCGGCGCGGACTTCACGGTCTGGGTCGAGCCCGACCCGGCCGGCGGCGACGGCGGGACGAGACTCCGGCTCTACGGCCAGTCCCAGGGCGGTCCCGTCTCCACCGTCGGCACCGCCCTGCTCGAACCGGCGCCGGCCGCGTCGGCATCCACCGCGCTCCGGCCGGACCCGGACCGCGCGGCTACGCAGACCCGATCCCCAACCCAGGAAGAGGAGTGA
- a CDS encoding MarR family winged helix-turn-helix transcriptional regulator, which translates to MVDATAGGETLAPDLVITELLSFRLHRVVNAFERSAALLFRREFDVSLGEWRALALLGGGVASTTNRIARLAGIDPAQMSRIVTKLADRGFVVRSSGPGNSSPLSLTPAGLRTYRGLIAAARARNTAFLSALTEEEIVHLNSALEKLATLAIGMERAGPGCDGGPTTEIGR; encoded by the coding sequence ATGGTGGACGCGACCGCAGGCGGGGAGACCCTGGCGCCGGATCTGGTGATTACCGAGCTGCTCTCATTTCGGCTGCACCGGGTGGTCAACGCATTCGAGCGCAGTGCGGCCCTGCTCTTCCGCCGGGAATTCGATGTCAGCCTCGGCGAATGGCGAGCGTTGGCGCTGCTCGGAGGCGGGGTGGCGAGCACCACGAATCGCATTGCCCGACTCGCCGGCATCGACCCCGCTCAAATGAGCCGCATCGTCACCAAACTCGCCGACCGCGGTTTCGTCGTTCGTTCCAGCGGCCCCGGCAACAGTTCACCCCTCTCCCTGACGCCGGCCGGCCTGCGCACCTACCGGGGTCTGATCGCCGCGGCGCGGGCCCGGAACACCGCGTTCCTCTCCGCCCTCACCGAGGAGGAGATCGTCCATCTCAACAGCGCGCTGGAGAAGCTCGCGACCCTCGCCATCGGCATGGAGCGGGCCGGGCCGGGCTGCGACGGCGGCCCGACCACGGAAATCGGGCGGTGA
- a CDS encoding sugar ABC transporter permease produces MSATDTRRPSEIRDAGRSAAATGPRRRLGHRQRIRRDLVLLLLMAPGVAYFLVFHYGALFGNTLAFVDYVPFLGLAGSEWVGPDNFRQMFGDPEFWNAVRNTLVIAVLQLVFFFPAPLALALLLHSLVGSTVKRFVQSVVYLPHFLSWVIVLALFQHMLGGAGVLNGWLGELGLGSVHVMGNPDTYRPLVVAQLIWKECGWATIIFLAALSQVDEQQYEASALDGAGWWRRLWHVTLPGIRPVLVLLLVLRLGEFLDVGFEQFFLQRQAVGPEAGEVLDTFVYFTGFANGEFGYAAAAGLFKGVIGVALVYTANKVAHRLGEQGVYHR; encoded by the coding sequence GTGAGTGCCACCGATACCAGGCGGCCGTCGGAGATCCGGGATGCCGGGCGCTCCGCCGCCGCCACCGGTCCCCGGCGCCGGCTCGGCCACCGCCAGCGGATCCGGCGCGATCTGGTCCTCCTGCTGCTCATGGCGCCGGGGGTGGCCTACTTCCTGGTCTTCCACTACGGCGCGCTCTTCGGCAACACGCTCGCCTTCGTCGACTACGTGCCGTTCCTGGGACTGGCCGGCAGCGAGTGGGTCGGGCCGGACAACTTCCGGCAGATGTTCGGCGACCCCGAGTTCTGGAACGCGGTACGCAACACGCTGGTGATCGCCGTGCTCCAGCTCGTCTTCTTCTTCCCCGCCCCGCTCGCCCTGGCGCTGCTGCTGCACAGCCTGGTGGGCAGCACCGTCAAGCGGTTCGTGCAGAGCGTCGTCTACCTGCCGCACTTCCTCTCCTGGGTGATCGTCCTGGCCCTCTTCCAACACATGCTCGGCGGCGCGGGCGTGCTCAACGGCTGGTTGGGCGAACTCGGCCTCGGTTCGGTACACGTGATGGGCAACCCCGACACCTACCGGCCGCTGGTCGTCGCGCAGCTGATCTGGAAGGAGTGCGGCTGGGCCACGATCATCTTCCTGGCCGCACTCTCCCAGGTGGACGAGCAGCAGTACGAGGCGTCGGCGCTGGACGGTGCCGGCTGGTGGCGGCGACTGTGGCACGTGACGCTGCCCGGCATCCGCCCGGTACTGGTGCTGCTGCTGGTGCTGCGGCTCGGCGAGTTCCTCGACGTCGGCTTCGAGCAGTTCTTCCTTCAGCGCCAGGCGGTCGGCCCGGAGGCCGGCGAGGTGCTCGACACCTTCGTCTACTTCACCGGCTTCGCCAACGGCGAGTTCGGGTACGCGGCCGCCGCCGGCCTGTTCAAGGGGGTCATCGGGGTGGCCCTGGTCTACACCGCGAACAAGGTCGCGCACCGGCTCGGCGAGCAGGGGGTGTACCACCGATGA
- a CDS encoding hydroxyacid dehydrogenase — protein MPDRPAAALAMQPWALPALFPTDLLQRLRTLVRLAPDAVLTSFDTPAARAALGEIEVLVTAWGCPPIDERVLAATPRLRAVVHAAGSVKRHVTPAVFERGIAVSSAAQANAVPVAEYTVAAVVFAGKRALVRAHWYAHDRTGGDWRSGTGTGLYGRTVGVIGASRIGRLVLERLRAFDVQPLLADPYLSTAEARQLGAELVDADELCRRSDVVSIHAPELPETRHLLDSRRLALLPDGATVVNTARGSLVDTAALTEHCRSGRIDAVLDVTEPEPLPADHPLLRLPNVLVTPHLAGSQGHELRRLGEHAVAEVARLANGQPLAGRVRGRDLDRIA, from the coding sequence GTGCCGGACCGCCCCGCCGCCGCCCTCGCCATGCAGCCCTGGGCGCTGCCCGCCCTCTTCCCCACGGATCTGCTACAGCGGCTGCGGACGCTGGTCCGACTGGCGCCGGACGCGGTCCTCACCTCGTTCGACACCCCGGCGGCCCGGGCCGCGCTGGGCGAGATCGAGGTGCTGGTCACCGCCTGGGGCTGCCCGCCGATCGACGAGCGGGTGCTCGCGGCCACGCCCCGGCTGCGCGCCGTGGTGCACGCCGCCGGCTCGGTGAAGAGGCACGTCACCCCGGCCGTCTTCGAGCGCGGCATCGCCGTCTCCTCGGCAGCGCAGGCCAACGCCGTACCGGTCGCCGAGTACACCGTGGCGGCCGTCGTATTCGCCGGCAAGCGGGCGCTCGTCCGGGCCCACTGGTACGCCCACGACCGGACCGGCGGCGATTGGCGCTCCGGCACCGGCACCGGCCTGTACGGCCGGACGGTCGGGGTGATCGGGGCGTCCCGGATCGGCCGGCTCGTCCTGGAGCGCCTGCGCGCCTTCGACGTCCAGCCGCTGCTCGCCGACCCGTACCTGAGCACGGCCGAGGCGCGACAGCTCGGCGCCGAACTCGTCGACGCCGACGAACTCTGCCGCCGCAGCGACGTGGTCAGCATCCACGCGCCCGAGCTGCCGGAGACCCGCCACCTGCTCGACTCCCGGCGACTGGCCCTGCTGCCGGACGGCGCGACGGTGGTCAACACCGCCCGGGGCTCGCTTGTGGACACCGCCGCCCTCACCGAGCACTGCCGCAGCGGCCGGATCGACGCGGTGCTCGACGTCACCGAACCGGAGCCGCTGCCGGCGGACCACCCGCTGCTGCGGCTGCCGAACGTCCTGGTCACGCCCCACCTGGCCGGCTCGCAGGGGCACGAGCTGAGGCGGCTCGGCGAACACGCGGTGGCCGAGGTGGCCCGGCTGGCCAACGGTCAACCGCTGGCGGGCCGGGTACGCGGTCGCGACCTGGACCGGATCGCCTGA
- a CDS encoding ABC transporter substrate-binding protein translates to MFHRRRPPRWISASTRTTLALVLAAGALSACSLDSGSVTAAGEESASGEVLVGVALPFSGAVSRTGNLYRKGIELRLKQAEESGELGDISVKVDFQDDANNPSEAVPLVTRFAQAGAVAMFGAHSSPVALAQANAVEAAGLPEFVFGASNSIKNPFQYQVNARDSEQIRNVINFAARNNFRRVGIFTDTGAYGTSAKQQLDAILGASDLEIVGSETFEPTASNLAPQLVSLRRKNPDFVAMFSFGTPYAAVVKGKAEIGWNVPIVGNVAAGDIAVGEIAGKDADGLYFMTPLGDESEASRALAESWAKAYPDDPLTFEGATAYDAMTVLIRAFKQGGTSRQAVQEWLSKATAIEGLACGRSPWNLTERAPIKADDLAFRLWKTGETVAV, encoded by the coding sequence ATGTTCCACCGCAGGCGACCCCCACGATGGATATCCGCGAGCACCCGCACCACCCTGGCCCTTGTCCTCGCCGCCGGGGCGCTCTCGGCCTGCTCACTCGACTCCGGCAGCGTCACCGCCGCCGGTGAGGAGTCGGCCTCCGGCGAGGTACTGGTCGGCGTCGCGCTGCCGTTCTCCGGCGCGGTGTCCCGGACCGGGAACCTGTACCGCAAGGGCATCGAGCTGCGCCTGAAGCAGGCCGAGGAGTCCGGCGAACTCGGCGACATCTCCGTCAAGGTCGACTTCCAGGACGACGCGAACAACCCCAGCGAGGCGGTACCGCTGGTGACCCGGTTCGCCCAGGCCGGCGCGGTCGCCATGTTCGGGGCGCACTCGTCGCCGGTCGCGCTCGCCCAGGCGAACGCCGTCGAGGCGGCCGGGCTGCCCGAGTTCGTCTTCGGCGCCAGCAACTCGATCAAGAACCCGTTCCAGTACCAGGTGAACGCCCGGGACTCGGAGCAGATCAGGAACGTCATCAACTTCGCCGCCCGGAACAACTTCCGCCGGGTCGGCATCTTCACCGACACCGGCGCGTACGGCACCTCGGCGAAGCAGCAGCTCGACGCCATTCTCGGCGCGTCCGACCTGGAGATCGTCGGGTCCGAGACGTTCGAGCCGACCGCCTCGAACCTGGCACCGCAACTCGTCTCGCTGCGGCGCAAGAATCCCGACTTCGTGGCGATGTTCAGCTTCGGCACCCCGTACGCGGCGGTGGTGAAGGGCAAGGCGGAGATCGGCTGGAACGTGCCGATCGTCGGCAACGTGGCCGCCGGTGACATCGCGGTCGGCGAGATCGCCGGCAAGGACGCCGACGGCCTCTACTTCATGACGCCGCTGGGCGACGAGTCCGAGGCCAGCCGGGCCCTCGCCGAGTCCTGGGCGAAGGCGTATCCGGACGACCCGCTGACCTTCGAGGGCGCGACCGCGTACGACGCGATGACGGTGCTGATCCGGGCGTTCAAGCAGGGCGGCACCAGCCGGCAGGCGGTGCAGGAGTGGCTGTCGAAGGCGACCGCGATCGAGGGTCTGGCCTGCGGCAGGTCGCCGTGGAACCTGACCGAGCGGGCACCGATCAAGGCTGACGACCTCGCGTTCCGGCTCTGGAAGACAGGAGAGACGGTCGCTGTCTGA
- a CDS encoding acetate--CoA ligase family protein → MQTPRYESIRYLLRPSSIAVVGASDRPDRIGGRPLRILADRGYRGSVYPVNPKYESVQGLRCYPDIAALPADVELFVICIPAEAAVAALEQAAERGARAAVVFGGGFAETGADGKALQDRLSRIAESAGIALAGPNSLGLASFAHRSFATFATTLETMPAIEPGGVALVSQSGGTAFNLLTEAYWAGGRFSHVVATGNEAGVTFPDYLRYLATDPATSAVLGYVEGVADGDQLAVALGELQSAGKPVFLLKSGASERGSRSVASHTAQFSGVDSAFDAVFDRFGAVRLASMDDAVDVARALTIETPVDGLAVATNSGGAAAYLSDACDRYGVPLTDLADETMRELRAALPAFAGLTNPIDFTAQVINDVDLMANTLRILDRDPSVDTLLVFLGSMEYLGEKLIDILVRTRAELRSPLVLSWLGVSDRIRLAAAQAGLVVGADPARALRGMGLVRAGRHGQRQAPGRSGPATTVDLGGALRDDLPWLGDGQRHGLDEARTMALLDRLGVPTPRRVGVGSAAEALTAADEIGYPCVLKLVEPFLAHRARQGAVEVGLDGPDRLAAAYQRMAGQFGMTRALVVEQVPAGPELIVGVLSDATFGSRAVLGSGGIWANEIDDVRTLVPPYDPGYVAHELRRLKLRAQFETPTSVDVPALAEQLAAVLARLDAVVRDGTAGIGEIECNPIRVVDGRIVVLDALAFTTGGAGR, encoded by the coding sequence ATGCAGACTCCGCGGTACGAGTCGATCCGCTACCTGTTGCGGCCGTCGAGCATCGCTGTCGTCGGCGCGTCCGACCGGCCCGACCGGATCGGCGGCCGCCCGCTGCGCATCCTCGCCGACCGTGGCTACCGAGGGTCGGTCTACCCGGTCAACCCCAAGTACGAGTCGGTGCAGGGCCTCCGCTGCTATCCCGACATCGCCGCGCTGCCGGCGGATGTCGAGCTGTTCGTCATCTGCATTCCGGCGGAGGCGGCGGTCGCCGCGCTGGAACAGGCGGCCGAGCGCGGGGCGCGGGCGGCCGTGGTGTTCGGCGGCGGATTCGCCGAGACCGGCGCCGACGGAAAGGCGCTCCAGGATCGGCTGTCCCGCATCGCCGAATCGGCCGGAATAGCGCTCGCCGGACCGAACAGCCTCGGGCTCGCGTCGTTCGCGCACCGCTCTTTCGCGACGTTCGCGACGACCCTGGAAACCATGCCGGCGATCGAGCCGGGCGGGGTGGCGCTGGTCTCGCAGAGCGGCGGCACCGCCTTCAACCTGCTGACCGAGGCGTACTGGGCGGGCGGCCGCTTCTCACACGTCGTCGCCACCGGCAACGAGGCGGGGGTGACCTTCCCCGACTACCTCCGCTACCTCGCCACCGACCCGGCCACCTCGGCCGTGCTCGGCTACGTCGAGGGCGTCGCCGACGGCGACCAGTTGGCGGTCGCACTCGGCGAGTTGCAGTCCGCCGGCAAGCCGGTCTTCCTGCTGAAGTCCGGCGCGTCCGAGCGGGGGAGCCGGTCGGTCGCCTCGCACACCGCGCAGTTCTCCGGTGTGGACAGTGCCTTCGACGCCGTCTTCGACCGGTTCGGCGCGGTCCGGCTGGCGAGCATGGACGACGCCGTCGACGTCGCCCGCGCCCTGACCATCGAGACCCCGGTCGACGGGCTGGCGGTGGCGACCAACTCCGGCGGCGCGGCGGCGTACCTGTCGGACGCCTGCGACCGGTACGGCGTACCGCTGACCGACCTCGCCGACGAGACCATGCGGGAGCTGCGGGCAGCACTGCCGGCGTTCGCCGGACTGACGAACCCGATCGACTTCACCGCCCAGGTGATCAACGACGTCGACCTGATGGCGAACACCCTGCGGATCCTCGACCGCGACCCCTCGGTCGACACGCTGCTGGTCTTCCTGGGCAGCATGGAGTACCTCGGGGAGAAGCTGATCGACATCCTCGTCCGCACCCGTGCCGAACTGCGCAGCCCGCTGGTGCTCTCCTGGCTCGGCGTCAGTGACCGGATCCGCCTCGCGGCCGCCCAGGCCGGCCTGGTGGTCGGCGCCGACCCGGCCCGGGCACTGCGCGGGATGGGGCTCGTCCGCGCCGGTCGACACGGCCAGCGGCAGGCACCCGGCCGGTCCGGTCCGGCGACAACGGTCGACCTCGGCGGGGCGCTGCGGGACGACCTGCCGTGGCTCGGGGACGGGCAGCGGCACGGCCTCGACGAGGCGCGCACGATGGCGCTGCTGGACCGGCTGGGCGTACCCACACCGCGCCGGGTCGGGGTCGGCAGCGCGGCGGAGGCGCTCACCGCGGCCGACGAGATCGGGTACCCGTGCGTGCTCAAGCTCGTCGAGCCCTTCCTGGCGCACCGCGCCCGGCAGGGAGCGGTCGAGGTCGGGCTGGACGGCCCGGACCGGCTCGCGGCGGCGTACCAGCGGATGGCCGGGCAGTTCGGCATGACCAGGGCACTCGTCGTCGAGCAGGTACCGGCCGGGCCGGAGCTGATCGTCGGGGTGCTGTCCGACGCGACGTTCGGCAGCCGCGCCGTGCTCGGCAGCGGCGGGATCTGGGCGAACGAGATCGACGACGTACGGACCCTGGTGCCGCCGTACGACCCGGGGTACGTCGCACACGAGCTGCGGCGGCTCAAGCTCCGGGCACAGTTCGAGACGCCGACGTCGGTCGACGTGCCGGCACTGGCCGAGCAGCTCGCTGCCGTACTGGCCCGGCTCGACGCCGTCGTGCGGGACGGCACGGCGGGGATCGGCGAGATCGAGTGCAACCCGATCCGGGTGGTCGACGGCCGGATCGTGGTCCTCGACGCGCTGGCCTTCACCACCGGCGGGGCCGGCCGATGA